From the genome of Bombus pascuorum chromosome 2, iyBomPasc1.1, whole genome shotgun sequence, one region includes:
- the LOC132916228 gene encoding mediator of RNA polymerase II transcription subunit 27 produces MEQLQTALTSIKVLRSSVGQVFDSLGNGLRADHGEENKENKYLLELQELLTTVNVNLRDVEQAVSSLNPPPGPFNLASTTYLSQETTQERQALYSTLVNSYKWTDKVHEYSNVAQVILSQNSLKRSYNTTSRVKRGRIQTSNHNVPQQQVDSLIATFDRLFNDMTVSVSRPFASNVVLHVTLGHVLKGVIAFKGLMIEWVVVKGYGETMDLWTESRHKVFRKVTENAHAAMLHFYSPTLPELAVRSFMTWFHSLNNLFSDPCKRCGLHLHSALPPTWRDFRTLESYHQECKP; encoded by the exons atggaaCAGCTACAGACTGCACTGACTTCAATTAAGGTACTACGCTCAAGTGTTGGCCAAGTCTTTGATTCTTTAGGAAATGGACTACGTGCTGATCATggggaagaaaataaagaaaataagtaTTTGCTTGAATTGCAAGAACTTTTAACAACAGTCAATGTTAACCTAAG aGATGTTGAGCAAGCTGTAAGCAGTTTAAATCCACCACCAGGACCATTTAATTTAGCAAGTACTACATATCTTAGCCAAGAAACAACACAAGAAAGACAAGCATTGTATAGTACATTAGTAAATAGTTACAAGTGGACAGACAAAGTTCATGAATATAGCAATGTTGCTCAAGTAATACTTAGCCAGAATTCTCTGAAAAGATCTTATAATACTACTAGCAGAGTAAAAAGAGGTCGAATCCAAACGAGCAATCATAATGTTCCTCAACA ACAAGTTGATTCATTAATAGCCACATTTGATAGACTCTTTAATGATATGACAGTATCTGTATCTCGACCATTTGCATcaaatgtagtattacatgtTACCCTAGGACATGTTTTAAAAGGAGTCATAGCTTTTAAAGGTTTAATGATTGAATGGGTAGTAGTTAAAGGTTATGGAGAAACTATGGATTTATGGACAGAGTCCAGACACAAGGTTTTTAGAAAAGTAACAGAAAATGCTCACGCTGCtatgttacatttttattctcctACATTACCTGAATTAGCTGTCCGATCATTTATG acTTGGTTCCatagtttaaataatttatttagtgATCCATGTAAACGTTGTGGTTTACATTTACACAGTGCTTTACCTCCAACATGGAGAGATTTTCGAACATTGGAATCCTATCATCAAGAATGTAAACCATAA
- the LOC132916330 gene encoding protein VAC14 homolog: MMSERDYAPLSAACVRSLNDKLYEKRKAAALEIEKMVKEFAAHNNTVQIKRLLKVLGQDLATSQNPHTRKGGLIGLAAIAVGLGKDTGQYIEDLIHPILACFCDSDLRVRYYACESLYNVVKVARGAVLPQFTDIFAALSKLACDSEQSVKNATELLDRLMKDIVTESGLFDLVGFMPLLRERIYTKNPFGRQFVIAWVSVLDAVPNMDFIIFLPEILDGLFRILEDPMPEIKKVTDTVLGEFLRSIKANPGRVDFPGMINILITHAQSTDELLQLTAITWIKEFVQLSGPLMLPYMSGILVAVLPCLAYDGDTRKSIKETATQVNMNLMKLVTMENKEVIYNASETGAQTQKNSSQTYSLAESLDLSSVVEVLTKHLMYISVQTKVAVLKWIHHLFINIPHKMFNHIENLFPILMKSLSDNSDEVVQQTLVVMAEIISSKSPEAAIPDSNAEMQNKYFTKFIVNLLRVFSTDRHLLEERGAFIIRELCVLLSAEDIYKTLAKILLEEPNLNFACTMIQTLNVILLTSSELFDLRNKLKDLDSVESCELFKCLYVSWCHNPVATVALCLLSQHYEHACNIIRSFENIEVTVEFLTEIDKLVQLIESPIFTYLRLQLLEREENDALVYALYGLLMILPQSEAYATLQRRLAAIPPTTKSIPKTVSRPKPFKDTFNFSELLKHFHTTQEQHKEQKRKQRLTNLTERNTSHADI; this comes from the exons ATGATGTCCGAAAGAGATTATGCGCCACTTAGTGCTGCTTGTGTACGTTCTCTTAATGATAAACTatatgaaaaacgaaaagcagCTGctttagaaatagaaaa aATGGTAAAAGAATTTGCTGCACACAATAATACTGTTCAAATAAAACGATTGTTAAAAGTATTAGGCCAAGATCTTGCTACATCACAAAATCCACATACACGAAAAGGTGGTTTAATAGGTCTTGCAGCAATAGCAGTAGGATTGGGAAAAGATACTGGCCAATATATAGAAGATTTAATTCACCCTATCCTAGCTTGTTTCTGTGATTCTGATTTACGTGTAAGATATTATGCTTGTGAAAGCTTATACAATGTAGTGAAAGTAGCAAGAGGTGCTGTATTGCCACaatttacagatatttttgCAGCACTTAGTAAATTAGCTTGTGACTCAGAACAAAGTGTAAAAAATGCTACTGAGTTACTTGATAGACTAATGAAG GATATTGTAACTGAGAGTGGTCTATTTGATCTAGTTGGATTTATGCCTTTATTACGAGAACGCATTTATACTAAAAATCCATTTGGTAGACAGTTTGTAATAGCTTGGGTGTCTGTCTTAGATGCTGTCCCCAACATggattttatcatatttttgcCTGAAATTCTTGATggtttatttagaatattagaGGATCCAATGCCAGAAATTAAGAAAGTTACAGACACAGTTCTGGGTGAATTTTTGAGAAGTATAAAGGCTAATCCTGGAAGAGTAGATTTTCCAGGAATgataaatatcttaattacACATGCCCAAAGTACAGatgaattattacaattaacaGCAATTACATGGATTAAAGAATTTGTACAATTATCAGGTCCTCTTATGCTTCCTTATATGTCTGGTATTCTTGTAGCAGTATTACCATGTTTAGCATATGATGGagatactagaaaaagtattaAAGAAACTGCAACACAAGTGAATATGAACTTGATGAAATTAGTAACtatggaaaataaagaagttaTATATAATGCTAGTGAAACTGGTGCTCAAActcaaaaaa ATTCTAGTCAAACTTATTCCTTAGCTGAAAGTTTAGATTTATCTAGTGTTGTTGAAGTGTTAACAAAGCACTTAATGTATATATCAGTCCAAACAAAAGTTGCTGTTTTAAAATGGATTCATCATTTGTTCATAAACATTCCacataaaatgtttaatcatATCGAAAATTTGTTCCCAATTTTAATGAAGTCTTTAAGTGATAATTCAGATGAAGTGGTGCAACAAACATTAGTTGTAATGGCTGAAATAATTAGCTCAAAATCACCTGAAGCAGCAATTCCAGATTCAAATGCAGAAATgcaaaacaaatattttacaaaatttattgtaaatttattaagaGTATTCTCAACAGACAGACATTTATTAGAAGAAAGAGGAGCTTTTATTATTAGAGAATTATGTGTATTATTAAGTGctgaagatatttataaaacattagCAAAAATATTGTTGGAGGAaccaaatttaaattttgcatgTACAATGATACAaactttaaacgttatactattaacAAGTTCAGAATTATTTGATTTGCGCAATAAGCTTAAAGATTTAGATTCTGTA GAAAGTTGCGAATTGTTCAAATGTTTATATGTATCCTGGTGTCACAATCCTGTTGCAACTGTAGCACTATGCCTTTTATCGCAACATTATGAACATGCatgtaatattattcgatCATT cgAAAATATAGAAGTAACTGTCGAATTTCTTACTGAAATAGATAAATTGGTACAACTGATCGAGTCTCCAATATTTACTT ATTTGAGATTACAACTTTtggaaagggaagaaaatgaTGCTTTAGTATATGCACTTTATGGTCTACTTATGATTCTTCCTCAAAGTGAAGCATATGCAACTTTACAAAGACGTTTAGCAGCAATTCCACCAACAACAAAATCTATACCAAAAACAGTATCGAGGCCAAAACCatttaaagatacatttaatttctctgaattattgaaacattttcaCACTACTCAAGAACAACATAAagaacaaaaacgtaaacagcgattaacaaatttaacaGAAAGAAATACAAGTCATGCAGacatataa
- the LOC132916329 gene encoding inhibitor of nuclear factor kappa-B kinase subunit epsilon isoform X1: MSFLRGSTNFVWCTTSVLGKGATGAVFQGVNKNNGEPVAVKTFNQLSHMRPHDVQMREFEVLKKVNHENIVQLLAIEEEQDGRGTVIVMELCTGGSLFNILDDPENTYGLAESEFLLVLEHLTAGMKHLRDNNLVHRDLKPGNIMKFIADDGSTIYKLTDFGAARELQEDQQFVSLYGTEEYLHPDIYERAVLRKPVGKTFGATVDLWSIGVTLYHVATGNLPFRPFGGRRNKETMFYIITKKASGVISGVQTSESGPIEWNRELPQNCQLSIGLKKIVTPLLAGLLEVDPQKMWSFERFFSEVTDTLCRKRIHIFNIHKGSLIKVFLHLEEKLTALQVHIQDQTDIAPHAQIILFGDTFLTNIVEECTPGKGYPNTSDSKPLMLFSKENNNVDLPVDSELPKFPVFANLVSVENDASQAKVACSVGYVCKRRIDKLVLCSKLSQDAIEAFSGLVSTELTRLLEKCQHSKDFTKAIEDTVIAIERSENLAWQISRKLGSQNTLEMKNWKKELDLKSKELLTELAPAVVQLHQRYMKEGSLRGEWDNIIRGLWCPWANKASQKASTLVDRLRDGWQHLLRDRATRGLTYNDEQFHVLERIKVTSTGQRIKNLLETFCVPSMISRSECVADWYKMAQTVFLQIQILDKDVDNYEHILETYSYRLSHESKERYENFLHLIDTFPEKLRTIEKTNLPAQESTKKWKNMCVMQERIAMILYKNDLLIDQLDRISKLDSLDDTDDSEYTSL, encoded by the exons atgtcTTTTTTACGTGGATCAACAAATTTTGTGTGGTGTACGACTAGCGTTCTTGGGAAAGGTGCAACTGGTGCAGTTTTTCAAGGTGTGAATAAAAACAACGGGGAACCTGTCGCGGTTAAAACGTTCAATCAGCTCAGTCATATGCGGCCACACGATGTACAGATGCGAGAATTTGAAGTCCTTAAAAAAGTAAATCATGAAAATATCGTTCAACTGTTAGCGATCGAAGAAGAGCAAGATGGACGTGGTACGGTAATTGTTATGGAGCTTTGTACTGGAGGCAGTCTCTTCAACATCTTAGACGATCCAGAAAATACTTATGGGTTAGCAGAGagtgaatttttattagtcCTGGAACATTTAACTGCTGGAATGAAACATTTACGTGATAATAATTTAGTACATAGAGATTTAAAACCAG gtaatataatgaaattcattGCTGATGATGGTAGTACGATTTATAAACTTACCGATTTTGGTGCTGCCAGAGAATTGCAAGAAGATCAGCAAtttgtatctttgtacggTACAGAGGAATATTTACATCCAGATATATATGAACGTGCAGTCTTACGTAAACCTGTTGGCAAAACCTTTGGAGCAACTGTAGACTTGTGGTCTATAGGTGTGACATTGTATCATGTAGCTACAGGGAATTTACCATTTAGACCGTTTGGTGGTCGTaggaataaagaaacaatgttttatattattacaaaaaaagcATCTGGTGTAATATCTGGTGTACAAACTTCTGAAAGTGGACCTATAGAATGGAATAGAGAATTACCACAAAATTGTCAGCTGAGTAttggtttaaaaaaaattgtaacgcCATTATTAGCTGGTTTGCTAGAAGTTGATCCCCAAAAAATGTGGAGTTTTGAACGATTCTTTTCAGAAGTAACTGATACTCTTTGCAGAAAacgtatacacatatttaacATTCATAAAGGGAGTCTCATAAAAGTCTTCCTGCATCTTGAAGAAAAGTTGACAGCGCTTCAAGTACATATACAAGATCAAACTGACATTGCACCTCATGCTCAGATAATTCTTTTTGGagatacatttttaacaaatattgttGAAGAATGTACTCCTGGAAAAGGTTATCCAAATACATCTGACAGCAAACCattaatgttattttctaaagaaaacAATAATGTTGATTTGCCTGTGGATTCAGAATTACCTAAATTCCCGGTATTTGCAAATTTAGTATCTGTTGAAAATGATGCTAGTCAAGCAAAAGTAGCTTGTTCTGTAGGCTATGTTTGCAAAAGAAGAATCGACAAACTAGTATTGTGTAGTAAACTGTCACAAGATGCGATCGAAGCTTTCAGTGGACTTGTCTCAACAGAACTTACaagattattagaaaaatgtcAACATTCCAAAGATTTTACAAAAGCTATAGAAGATACAGTTATAGCGATAGAAAGAAGTGAAAATCTTGCTTGGCAAATTTCTAGAAAGCTTGGAAGTCAAAACACTTTAGAAATgaagaattggaaaaaagaattggaTTTGAAAAGTAAAGAGCTTTTGACTGAATTAGCACCTGCAGTAGTACAGCTTCATCAGAG GTACATGAAGGAAGGTAGTCTGCGTGGTGAATGGGACAATATTATTCGTGGACTGTGGTGTCCATGGGCCAACAAAGCAAGCCAAAAGGCATCGACTTTAGTTGACCGTTTACGAGATGGTTGGCAACATTTATTAAGAGACAGAGCTACTCGCGGCCTTACATACAATGATGAACAGTTTCATGTTCTAGAACGAATAAAg GTTACATCAACGGGACAAAGAATAAAGAATCTTCTTGAAACATTTTGTGTACCATCTATGATAAGCCGATCTGAATGTGTTGCTGATTGGTATAAAATGGCACAAACGGTTTTCCTACAAATCCAAATCTTAGACAAAGATGTAGATAATTATGAACATATATTAGAAACGTATTCTTATCGCTTGTCCCATGAAAGCAAGGAACGTTATGAGAATTTCCTACATTTAATAGACACATTTCCGGAGAAATTAAGAACTATTGAAAAAACTAATTTACCCGCTCAAGAAAGTACaaaaaaatggaagaacaTGTGTGTCATGCAGGAACGAATTGCAatgattctatataaaaatgatttacttATAGATCAACTTGATCGTATATCAAAACTTGATAGTCTAGATGATACAGATGATTCAGAGTATACATCACTTTAG
- the LOC132916329 gene encoding serine/threonine-protein kinase TBK1 isoform X2, translated as MKFIADDGSTIYKLTDFGAARELQEDQQFVSLYGTEEYLHPDIYERAVLRKPVGKTFGATVDLWSIGVTLYHVATGNLPFRPFGGRRNKETMFYIITKKASGVISGVQTSESGPIEWNRELPQNCQLSIGLKKIVTPLLAGLLEVDPQKMWSFERFFSEVTDTLCRKRIHIFNIHKGSLIKVFLHLEEKLTALQVHIQDQTDIAPHAQIILFGDTFLTNIVEECTPGKGYPNTSDSKPLMLFSKENNNVDLPVDSELPKFPVFANLVSVENDASQAKVACSVGYVCKRRIDKLVLCSKLSQDAIEAFSGLVSTELTRLLEKCQHSKDFTKAIEDTVIAIERSENLAWQISRKLGSQNTLEMKNWKKELDLKSKELLTELAPAVVQLHQRYMKEGSLRGEWDNIIRGLWCPWANKASQKASTLVDRLRDGWQHLLRDRATRGLTYNDEQFHVLERIKVTSTGQRIKNLLETFCVPSMISRSECVADWYKMAQTVFLQIQILDKDVDNYEHILETYSYRLSHESKERYENFLHLIDTFPEKLRTIEKTNLPAQESTKKWKNMCVMQERIAMILYKNDLLIDQLDRISKLDSLDDTDDSEYTSL; from the exons atgaaattcattGCTGATGATGGTAGTACGATTTATAAACTTACCGATTTTGGTGCTGCCAGAGAATTGCAAGAAGATCAGCAAtttgtatctttgtacggTACAGAGGAATATTTACATCCAGATATATATGAACGTGCAGTCTTACGTAAACCTGTTGGCAAAACCTTTGGAGCAACTGTAGACTTGTGGTCTATAGGTGTGACATTGTATCATGTAGCTACAGGGAATTTACCATTTAGACCGTTTGGTGGTCGTaggaataaagaaacaatgttttatattattacaaaaaaagcATCTGGTGTAATATCTGGTGTACAAACTTCTGAAAGTGGACCTATAGAATGGAATAGAGAATTACCACAAAATTGTCAGCTGAGTAttggtttaaaaaaaattgtaacgcCATTATTAGCTGGTTTGCTAGAAGTTGATCCCCAAAAAATGTGGAGTTTTGAACGATTCTTTTCAGAAGTAACTGATACTCTTTGCAGAAAacgtatacacatatttaacATTCATAAAGGGAGTCTCATAAAAGTCTTCCTGCATCTTGAAGAAAAGTTGACAGCGCTTCAAGTACATATACAAGATCAAACTGACATTGCACCTCATGCTCAGATAATTCTTTTTGGagatacatttttaacaaatattgttGAAGAATGTACTCCTGGAAAAGGTTATCCAAATACATCTGACAGCAAACCattaatgttattttctaaagaaaacAATAATGTTGATTTGCCTGTGGATTCAGAATTACCTAAATTCCCGGTATTTGCAAATTTAGTATCTGTTGAAAATGATGCTAGTCAAGCAAAAGTAGCTTGTTCTGTAGGCTATGTTTGCAAAAGAAGAATCGACAAACTAGTATTGTGTAGTAAACTGTCACAAGATGCGATCGAAGCTTTCAGTGGACTTGTCTCAACAGAACTTACaagattattagaaaaatgtcAACATTCCAAAGATTTTACAAAAGCTATAGAAGATACAGTTATAGCGATAGAAAGAAGTGAAAATCTTGCTTGGCAAATTTCTAGAAAGCTTGGAAGTCAAAACACTTTAGAAATgaagaattggaaaaaagaattggaTTTGAAAAGTAAAGAGCTTTTGACTGAATTAGCACCTGCAGTAGTACAGCTTCATCAGAG GTACATGAAGGAAGGTAGTCTGCGTGGTGAATGGGACAATATTATTCGTGGACTGTGGTGTCCATGGGCCAACAAAGCAAGCCAAAAGGCATCGACTTTAGTTGACCGTTTACGAGATGGTTGGCAACATTTATTAAGAGACAGAGCTACTCGCGGCCTTACATACAATGATGAACAGTTTCATGTTCTAGAACGAATAAAg GTTACATCAACGGGACAAAGAATAAAGAATCTTCTTGAAACATTTTGTGTACCATCTATGATAAGCCGATCTGAATGTGTTGCTGATTGGTATAAAATGGCACAAACGGTTTTCCTACAAATCCAAATCTTAGACAAAGATGTAGATAATTATGAACATATATTAGAAACGTATTCTTATCGCTTGTCCCATGAAAGCAAGGAACGTTATGAGAATTTCCTACATTTAATAGACACATTTCCGGAGAAATTAAGAACTATTGAAAAAACTAATTTACCCGCTCAAGAAAGTACaaaaaaatggaagaacaTGTGTGTCATGCAGGAACGAATTGCAatgattctatataaaaatgatttacttATAGATCAACTTGATCGTATATCAAAACTTGATAGTCTAGATGATACAGATGATTCAGAGTATACATCACTTTAG